Genomic DNA from Deltaproteobacteria bacterium:
AGCTCGACGATACGCGTCGCCAACCGGCGCACGAAGGTGCGATCATGGGTGATGAACATGAGCGCGCCTGGAAAATTCAGCAGATATTTTTCCAGCCAAGTGATCGCGTTGATATCGAGATGGTTGGTCGGCTCGTCGAGCAGCAGTAAATCCGGCTCGCTCACCAACGCCCGCGCCAACATCACTTGGCGCCGAATGCCGCCGGAACAATCAGCCAGGCGCTTGTCTTCGAGCAGATTCAAGCGCGTGAGGACGGTTTCGACTTTCTGATTGATGTTCCAGCCGTCGAGCGTTTCGATGCGGTTTTGCAGCTGGGCCAATTGACGCAGCGAATCGTCGCTGGCCAATTCGGGATGAACAGTTAGATTGTGATATTCAGCCAACAGCGAACCCAACTCGCCTAGGCCGGCGGCCACCACCTGGAAAATCGTTTGATCGGTGTCCGGCGGCACCTCCTGTTCGAGATGGGCGATGCGCATGGTGTCGCCGTGCCAAGCATCGCCTTCGTCCGGTATCAAGGCGCCAGTTATGATGCGAAACAGCGTCGTCTTTCCCTCGCCGTTGCGGCCGATGAGACAAACCCGCTCGCCGGCGTCGATCTGAAACTCGGCGTGATCGAGCAACGGTACATGGCCGTAGGCGTGGGAAATATTATCGAGATGAAGTATCGACATCGAGACTTGGCGTGCACCTAACCAGGAGAAAAATTCGAATGAACGATATTACCCTAGTTTAAGGCCGAGACAAAACCGGGGCATTCGGTAGAGCTTTAGCGCAGGATCTCGTCGATCAAAGAATTGTCGAAGAACTCCTTGGCGTCAGAGCTCTTGGCTTTGGGATGGTCGAGGTAACGCAGCAGGTTGGCGTAGCTACGTTCGTCGACGCGCAGGGTTGGTGGAAACTGTTCGCGGTAAAACTCGAAGGACGCTTGGAGGATCGCCTCGTCATTGACGCGGGCATACTTGCGCATGACTTTCTTGCTCGCTGCGCCGTCTTTTTTTGCCAATGCCAATCCCTCGCTGAAAGCGCGCAGGAAATTTACCGCCAGCTCGCGAGTTTTGGCGCCCTTCAACCACGACTCGCGGCTACCGATGGCGACGTTAGGAAATAATCCGTATTCGCTTTTGCCTAATTGGCTGAGCTGCTTGAAGCCGGCCTGTAAAGCGAGTTGATTTGCCGGATAGCCCAAAATGGCGCAGTCGACTTTCTTGCCAAGCAACGCGGCCAGCGCTTCGGCATTGCCGCCGGTTTGAATAAACAGCGCGTCATTGGGCCGCAGCCCGGCCAATCTCAGCATCATCAAGGCGGCAAAGTGCGTTGTCGTGCCGAAGCGGCTGACCGCGATGGTCTTGCCTTTGATATCGGCCGGCGTTTTGATCTCAGGTTTGGCGTAGCCGTCGGTGGTCATGACGCCGCCATGGGCACCGATGGTGATCAAATCGCCGCCGGCGAAACGATTGAGCACGACACCGCCGCCGCCGATCAGGCCGATGTCGTATTGCTTGGCCGCCATCGCTTGGACGATGGTGCTGGAACCGCCGACAAACAGCGGCGTCACTTCCAGGCCGTATTTTTGAAACAACTTTTCTTCAACAGCGATCCAGAACGGCACGGTACCGCCGCCGATGGGAGAAAACGGCACGATCAGCTTGTGCAGCTCCTGGCCATGGGCTACGCCGGCGGCGAAGAAAATAAAAAGTGCGATTCGCCGGATCATCGCGGTCGTATCACAGCGGACTCTTGCCCCACAGCTTGGTAAAGAAACCTTCGTCGAGCAGTTCTTGAGTTAAACTGTTGTCGAAGAACTGTTGCGGCTTGGCTTGTTTGGCTTTGGGATTGGTGCGTCCGATTTCATTGAGCGTCACTTGGAAACCGGCGGCTTTGACAAACGGGACTTTTTCCATGAACTCATGGCCGTACTTGATGCTGCCGTCGAGGATTTTTGGATCGTTGATCTTAGTATACTTCGCGAAGATGGCTCTGGTCTCAGCCGGGCGATTGTAAAAAAAATGCACCGCCTTGCCATAGGCGCGCAAGAAAGCTTTGGCCTGCGGCCGCTTGTCTTTGAGGAAACGCTTGGTGGTTGTCAGGGTCAAGTGAACGAACGGAATTTCGTCCTTGGCAAGATTGGCCAGCACCTTTGCTCCTCCCT
This window encodes:
- a CDS encoding ABC transporter substrate-binding protein; the encoded protein is MIRRIALFIFFAAGVAHGQELHKLIVPFSPIGGGTVPFWIAVEEKLFQKYGLEVTPLFVGGSSTIVQAMAAKQYDIGLIGGGGVVLNRFAGGDLITIGAHGGVMTTDGYAKPEIKTPADIKGKTIAVSRFGTTTHFAALMMLRLAGLRPNDALFIQTGGNAEALAALLGKKVDCAILGYPANQLALQAGFKQLSQLGKSEYGLFPNVAIGSRESWLKGAKTRELAVNFLRAFSEGLALAKKDGAASKKVMRKYARVNDEAILQASFEFYREQFPPTLRVDERSYANLLRYLDHPKAKSSDAKEFFDNSLIDEILR